A stretch of Fundicoccus culcitae DNA encodes these proteins:
- a CDS encoding PTS sugar transporter subunit IIA, translating to MLGIVIATHGSLSDGLKDAVNVIVGIADNIETVNLVQGQAVDTLGEEIKAAINRANTGEGVLVLVDLLSASPYNQAVLAINQLPDDLKNKVYIIGGVSLPMVLEAVNHQLINTPIEEAVDAIVNQGKESVGSWSLADIANDSDDDDDEDDF from the coding sequence ATGTTAGGAATTGTAATTGCAACACATGGAAGTTTGAGTGATGGCTTAAAAGATGCCGTTAATGTTATCGTGGGGATTGCAGATAATATCGAAACGGTTAATTTGGTTCAAGGCCAAGCGGTGGATACCTTAGGTGAAGAAATTAAAGCCGCCATTAACCGAGCCAATACAGGTGAAGGTGTGCTGGTTTTAGTGGATTTACTTTCAGCTAGTCCATATAACCAAGCGGTCTTAGCTATCAATCAGTTACCGGATGATTTAAAAAATAAGGTCTATATCATTGGTGGCGTGAGCTTGCCGATGGTTTTAGAAGCGGTCAATCATCAATTAATCAACACACCGATTGAAGAAGCGGTTGATGCGATTGTGAATCAAGGGAAAGAAAGTGTCGGTTCATGGAGTTTGGCTGATATTGCCAATGATTCAGACGACGATGACGACGAAGATGATTTTTAA
- a CDS encoding D-isomer specific 2-hydroxyacid dehydrogenase family protein, protein MGKDKIAIVNSSSFGKVFKNHIEELEQLGEVKHFTFEQEIAGKDLAEALEGFNIIISSVTPFFTKEFFDHKDELKLISRHGIGYNNIDLEAAAEHNTIVSIIPALVERDAVAENNIANLMNILRRTSSAQQRVKDNKWEDRAQFVGNTLYNKTVGVIGIGNTGSLVAETVRNGFRCNVLAYDPYKSKLDIEQFGAKKVDFETLLKEADVICLCANLTDENYHMIAEDEVAMMKDNVYISNSARGALVKEEAIVGGLASGKIAGFATDVLEEEPGRSNHPYLQFENVVVTPHTSAYTMECLEAMGDKCVADVQDIVVGKLPGRSVQPISTYVTQ, encoded by the coding sequence ATGGGAAAAGATAAAATTGCCATTGTTAATTCAAGTAGTTTTGGTAAAGTATTTAAAAATCATATCGAAGAACTTGAACAATTAGGGGAAGTTAAGCATTTTACTTTTGAACAAGAAATCGCGGGTAAAGATTTAGCAGAAGCACTTGAAGGTTTTAATATTATCATTTCAAGTGTCACACCTTTTTTTACGAAAGAATTTTTTGATCATAAAGATGAATTAAAATTAATTTCACGCCATGGGATTGGCTACAATAATATTGATTTAGAGGCTGCCGCTGAACACAATACGATTGTATCAATTATTCCGGCGTTGGTTGAACGCGATGCGGTTGCTGAAAATAATATAGCCAACCTGATGAATATTCTTAGAAGAACCTCAAGTGCTCAACAAAGAGTAAAAGATAACAAATGGGAAGATCGTGCCCAATTTGTTGGCAATACATTGTATAATAAAACTGTCGGTGTGATTGGTATTGGAAATACGGGTAGTTTGGTGGCTGAAACGGTACGCAATGGTTTTAGATGTAATGTCTTAGCGTATGATCCTTATAAGTCAAAATTGGATATTGAACAATTTGGGGCTAAAAAGGTTGATTTTGAAACGTTACTAAAGGAAGCCGATGTCATTTGTTTATGTGCCAATTTGACGGATGAAAATTATCATATGATTGCTGAAGATGAAGTTGCCATGATGAAAGACAATGTCTATATATCAAATAGTGCAAGGGGGGCGTTGGTAAAAGAAGAAGCCATTGTTGGTGGGTTAGCGTCAGGCAAAATTGCTGGATTTGCGACCGATGTTCTTGAAGAAGAACCAGGCCGGTCAAATCATCCATATTTGCAATTTGAGAATGTCGTTGTGACGCCTCACACTTCCGCCTACACGATGGAGTGCTTAGAGGCGATGGGAGACAAATGTGTCGCAGATGTTCAAGATATTGTTGTTGGGAAATTACCAGGAAGATCCGTACAGCCAATTAGTACATATGTCACTCAATAG
- a CDS encoding PTS system mannose/fructose/sorbose family transporter subunit IID — translation MTDVANKTKRYEPEEITQKDVTKAYLRWHFANEIPHSFDRYLAASLLYALMPILRKLYKDDDDLRAAYQRQLLFFNTQLTWGGGVITGLMASMESQRAEQEANNEEITMTDDLMYNTKAGLMGALAGIGDAIDSGTIQYIFIAIAIPWAQQGSALGALFPFVAFATYQVLIGLFFARQSFKMGSNATGLMASAGIQTMIELLSILGLFMMGILAGNYVKVSSTFEFSISGRPFVLQDILDSILPGILPLAVVLGVYWYYTKYGLKVTRALLWLTGILIVLAAVGIL, via the coding sequence ATGACAGATGTAGCAAACAAAACAAAAAGATACGAACCAGAAGAAATTACTCAAAAAGATGTCACCAAAGCTTATCTAAGATGGCACTTTGCCAATGAAATCCCTCACTCTTTTGATCGTTATTTGGCAGCCTCTTTACTTTATGCTTTGATGCCTATTTTAAGAAAACTTTATAAAGATGATGATGATTTAAGAGCGGCTTATCAAAGACAATTACTCTTCTTTAATACCCAATTAACTTGGGGTGGTGGTGTTATTACTGGTTTAATGGCATCAATGGAATCACAAAGAGCCGAGCAAGAAGCCAATAACGAAGAAATCACGATGACCGACGACTTGATGTACAATACGAAAGCCGGTTTGATGGGGGCTTTAGCTGGTATTGGGGACGCGATTGACTCAGGGACGATTCAGTATATCTTTATAGCCATTGCTATTCCATGGGCACAACAAGGTAGTGCTTTAGGTGCTTTATTCCCATTCGTTGCTTTTGCCACTTATCAAGTATTAATTGGTCTTTTCTTTGCCAGACAATCATTTAAAATGGGAAGTAATGCAACAGGTTTAATGGCAAGTGCAGGTATTCAAACCATGATCGAATTGCTTTCGATCCTCGGTTTGTTTATGATGGGGATTTTAGCTGGTAATTATGTTAAAGTATCCTCAACCTTTGAATTTAGTATTTCTGGTCGTCCGTTTGTTTTACAAGACATTTTAGATTCAATTTTACCAGGTATCTTACCGTTGGCAGTCGTATTAGGTGTATATTGGTATTACACTAAATACGGTCTTAAAGTTACCCGTGCGTTATTGTGGTTAACAGGAATTTTAATTGTACTTGCTGCGGTAGGTATTCTATAA
- the fadE gene encoding acyl-CoA dehydrogenase FadE, translated as MVSKNDLVKELYPEDLYGYAEGLTDGEVEVLQEVREALETHVRPVITDYWEKADFPFAEFKKVTDVGIMNNPKLYVGREGERKPRELYTAFLYLELARFDASIATFYTVHGGLCYNTILLGGNERQIEEFAPKLASFEWQGCFGLTEPDHGSDIAGGLATSARREGNNWILNGEKRWIGGADTADVIPIFARDVEDNRIKCFIVRKGAEGYSADPIPHKGSLRAIRNGHIVMKDVVVPEADRLENINGFRDVSRILVRTRADVAHIAMGISAGAFVAALKYVKQREQFGKSIASFQLVQEKLSRMQANVVANIGYSVRIAQLQEEGRELMLNSALAKMHNSLNMRETVALAREVCGGNGITLETDVMRFFADAEAIYTYEGTHEVNALIVSRELTGIGAFV; from the coding sequence ATGGTATCAAAAAATGATTTAGTCAAAGAATTATACCCAGAAGATTTATATGGTTACGCAGAAGGACTTACTGACGGAGAAGTAGAGGTTCTTCAAGAAGTACGTGAAGCATTAGAAACGCATGTAAGACCGGTGATTACTGACTATTGGGAAAAAGCCGATTTTCCTTTTGCAGAATTCAAAAAAGTTACTGATGTGGGGATTATGAACAACCCTAAATTATATGTGGGGCGTGAAGGTGAACGCAAACCACGGGAATTATATACGGCTTTTCTTTACCTAGAACTTGCGCGTTTCGATGCTTCAATCGCTACTTTCTATACGGTACATGGCGGTCTATGTTATAACACCATTCTTCTTGGGGGTAACGAAAGACAAATCGAAGAGTTTGCACCAAAATTAGCTTCATTTGAATGGCAAGGTTGTTTTGGATTAACTGAGCCAGATCATGGTTCAGATATAGCGGGTGGACTTGCTACTTCTGCGCGTCGTGAAGGCAACAACTGGATTCTTAATGGTGAAAAACGCTGGATTGGTGGCGCAGATACAGCGGATGTTATTCCTATTTTTGCCCGTGATGTGGAAGATAATCGGATTAAATGTTTTATTGTTAGAAAAGGTGCTGAAGGTTATTCCGCTGATCCAATTCCACACAAAGGCTCTTTGCGTGCGATTCGTAATGGTCACATTGTGATGAAAGACGTTGTTGTCCCAGAAGCCGACCGTTTAGAAAATATCAATGGTTTCCGCGATGTTTCGCGTATTTTAGTCCGCACACGTGCCGATGTTGCCCATATTGCCATGGGAATTTCAGCTGGTGCTTTTGTTGCTGCCTTAAAATATGTTAAACAAAGAGAACAATTCGGTAAGAGCATCGCTAGCTTCCAACTTGTTCAAGAAAAATTATCTCGTATGCAAGCAAACGTCGTTGCCAATATTGGCTACTCTGTTCGGATCGCCCAATTGCAAGAAGAAGGTCGTGAGTTAATGCTTAACTCAGCCTTGGCTAAAATGCACAACTCTTTAAACATGAGAGAAACGGTTGCTTTAGCTCGTGAAGTTTGCGGTGGTAATGGAATCACGTTAGAAACGGATGTTATGCGCTTCTTTGCTGATGCTGAAGCCATCTATACTTACGAAGGAACCCATGAAGTGAATGCTCTTATCGTGAGCCGTGAATTAACTGGCATTGGTGCTTTTGTGTAA
- the gndA gene encoding NADP-dependent phosphogluconate dehydrogenase, whose protein sequence is MTKQQIGVVGMAVMGRNIALNIESRGYSVSLYNRTDWKTTQVIEENPNKQLVATYSIEEFVNSLEKPRKILLMVQAGKGTDDTIDNLLPHLDEGDILIDGGNTFYKDTIRRNEYLANSGVNFIGTGISGGEEGARFGPSIMPGGQKEAYDLVKDILEAISAKAEDGQPCVTYIGADGAGHYVKMVHNGIEYGDMQLIAESYDIMHRGLGLSAQEIGDIFTEWNNGELDSFLMEITSKILKAVDPDTGKPMVDVIVDAAGNKGTGKWTSQSALDLGEPLSLITESVFARFISAQKDQRVKASQIIPSTTGAIDLNEAEKETFITAIRQALYFSKIMSYAQGFSQLRAASQENNWDLDYGEIAKIWRAGCIIRAKFLQNITDAYEKNPDLENLMLDDYFLDIITKNNQAVRDVVSKAIAAGIPVPTFSAAIAYYDSYRSAVLPANIIQAQRDFFGAHTYKRVDKEGTFHFHWEEGTEEEITW, encoded by the coding sequence ATGACAAAACAACAAATTGGTGTAGTTGGTATGGCGGTTATGGGACGTAATATTGCCCTAAACATTGAAAGTCGTGGTTATTCTGTTTCATTGTACAATCGGACGGATTGGAAAACGACCCAGGTGATTGAAGAAAACCCAAACAAACAATTAGTCGCTACGTATTCTATTGAGGAATTTGTGAACTCATTAGAAAAACCTAGAAAGATTTTGTTAATGGTTCAAGCTGGTAAAGGGACCGATGATACGATTGATAATTTATTACCGCATTTGGATGAAGGTGATATATTAATTGATGGTGGCAATACTTTTTATAAAGATACCATTCGTCGTAATGAATATTTGGCTAACTCTGGCGTTAACTTTATTGGTACAGGTATTTCAGGTGGTGAAGAAGGGGCGCGTTTTGGTCCTTCGATTATGCCGGGTGGACAAAAAGAAGCCTATGATTTAGTGAAGGATATTCTTGAAGCCATCTCTGCTAAAGCTGAAGATGGACAACCTTGTGTGACGTATATTGGTGCAGATGGTGCGGGTCACTATGTTAAAATGGTTCATAATGGGATTGAATATGGTGATATGCAATTAATCGCTGAATCCTATGATATTATGCATCGTGGTTTGGGATTATCCGCGCAAGAAATTGGTGATATATTTACTGAATGGAATAACGGGGAACTTGATAGTTTCTTAATGGAAATTACCTCTAAAATCCTTAAAGCAGTCGATCCGGATACAGGTAAACCGATGGTTGATGTTATCGTTGATGCGGCTGGTAATAAAGGAACGGGTAAATGGACGTCACAAAGTGCTTTAGACTTGGGTGAACCTTTATCCTTAATTACTGAGTCTGTTTTTGCGCGCTTTATTTCGGCTCAAAAAGATCAACGGGTTAAAGCCAGTCAAATTATTCCTTCAACTACGGGAGCGATTGACTTAAACGAAGCAGAAAAAGAAACTTTCATTACGGCTATCCGCCAAGCGTTATACTTCAGTAAAATCATGAGTTACGCGCAAGGGTTCTCTCAATTACGTGCCGCAAGCCAAGAAAATAATTGGGATTTAGACTATGGTGAAATTGCTAAAATTTGGCGTGCAGGTTGTATTATTCGGGCTAAATTCTTACAAAATATCACTGATGCATATGAAAAGAATCCGGATTTGGAAAACTTAATGTTAGATGATTACTTCTTAGATATTATTACAAAGAATAATCAAGCGGTTCGCGATGTTGTTTCTAAAGCTATCGCTGCGGGTATTCCTGTTCCAACTTTCTCAGCAGCCATTGCTTATTATGATTCTTATCGTTCAGCTGTTTTACCAGCAAATATTATTCAAGCGCAACGTGACTTCTTTGGGGCTCATACATACAAACGGGTAGATAAAGAAGGCACCTTCCACTTCCATTGGGAAGAAGGCACGGAAGAAGAAATTACTTGGTGA
- a CDS encoding iron-containing alcohol dehydrogenase family protein, with translation MIDNMKVKVGPQVYRYDEGAIDFIPEMLAEYKAKNILIVHGTISWEKAQKYFKFLDDERYNMFYHQYTGECSYYGAGLIKDIVEREAIDFIIGVGGGKLTDLVGYSGHVTNTPYGVVPTLASNCAPWTPLSVMYKESGESEGKSEHYLRQAAFLLTCPSLVIDSPVRYFVAGIADTLAKWYESDLILNQDELSDVPFLQLAKFTTELCKNVILKDSDKAIEDMKQGVVSEEFKNVSEIIFAVSGLVGGLGDKYARNAAAHAVHDGLGKYLSEKSHKYIHGEIVAYGIFYQLALEERWELIDELLPLYERLGLPTSLKSMDIYPISDEDLDNLVDFIDSKEKVHLIPIEINKDVLREAIVKLEEYMENR, from the coding sequence ATGATTGATAATATGAAAGTAAAAGTAGGTCCCCAAGTTTATCGTTACGATGAAGGAGCCATTGACTTTATTCCTGAAATGTTAGCTGAGTATAAAGCCAAAAACATCCTAATCGTTCATGGAACGATTTCTTGGGAAAAAGCTCAAAAGTATTTTAAATTTTTAGATGATGAACGCTACAATATGTTCTATCATCAATATACGGGCGAATGTAGTTATTACGGTGCCGGCTTAATCAAAGATATTGTGGAAAGAGAAGCCATCGATTTTATTATTGGTGTCGGAGGCGGGAAACTAACCGATTTGGTTGGTTATTCAGGCCATGTTACCAACACACCATACGGTGTGGTGCCGACCTTGGCCAGTAATTGTGCTCCGTGGACGCCTTTATCGGTGATGTATAAAGAGTCAGGGGAGTCCGAAGGTAAATCTGAGCATTATTTACGACAAGCAGCGTTTCTATTAACGTGTCCGAGTCTCGTCATCGATTCACCCGTAAGGTATTTCGTAGCGGGTATTGCTGATACCTTAGCTAAGTGGTACGAATCGGACTTGATTTTAAATCAAGACGAATTAAGTGATGTCCCTTTCTTACAATTGGCTAAATTTACTACTGAGTTATGTAAGAACGTTATTCTTAAAGATAGCGATAAAGCCATTGAGGATATGAAACAAGGGGTTGTGTCAGAAGAGTTTAAGAATGTCTCTGAAATTATCTTCGCTGTTTCTGGTTTAGTCGGTGGTTTAGGTGATAAATATGCAAGAAATGCAGCTGCCCATGCGGTGCATGATGGTTTAGGCAAATATTTATCTGAGAAAAGTCATAAGTATATTCACGGTGAAATTGTTGCCTATGGCATTTTTTATCAATTAGCTCTGGAAGAAAGATGGGAATTAATTGACGAGCTGTTACCGCTCTATGAACGATTAGGTTTACCTACTTCTTTGAAAAGCATGGACATTTATCCAATTTCAGATGAAGACTTAGATAATTTAGTTGATTTTATTGATAGTAAAGAAAAAGTTCATTTAATCCCCATTGAAATCAATAAAGACGTTTTAAGAGAAGCGATTGTCAAATTAGAAGAATATATGGAAAATAGATAG
- a CDS encoding MaoC family dehydratase: protein MLRELCSVEDKFKVSNSYRLQLKDLVVGDVYQSGSYAISKEDIIEFAQMYDPQFYHVDEEVANKRQFGGLIASGWHTAAITMGLFVRTFQMENGMIGAMVDLSWPNPTRPGDIIQPQFKILDIRPSKSKPYQAIVTVEWDVKNDADLQLMYLTTKIVMYYEDPTPHQVKSDS from the coding sequence ATGCTTCGAGAATTATGTTCGGTTGAAGATAAATTTAAAGTTAGCAATAGTTATCGTTTGCAATTAAAGGATCTTGTGGTTGGTGATGTCTATCAATCTGGGTCTTATGCGATCAGCAAAGAAGATATTATCGAGTTCGCCCAAATGTATGACCCGCAATTTTATCATGTGGATGAAGAGGTCGCTAACAAGCGACAATTCGGTGGCTTAATCGCTAGCGGTTGGCATACGGCAGCCATCACAATGGGACTTTTCGTTCGAACATTTCAGATGGAGAACGGTATGATTGGCGCCATGGTTGATTTATCTTGGCCTAACCCAACCCGCCCCGGTGATATCATCCAACCTCAGTTTAAGATACTTGATATTCGACCATCCAAATCAAAGCCCTATCAAGCCATTGTAACGGTCGAATGGGATGTAAAAAACGATGCTGATTTACAACTAATGTATTTGACAACTAAGATTGTGATGTATTACGAAGATCCCACACCGCATCAAGTCAAGTCCGATTCATAA
- a CDS encoding PTS system mannose/fructose/N-acetylgalactosamine-transporter subunit IIB has product MGEVNLARVDERLIHGQVMLTLSQRAGVNSIFVVDDVVAKDKFMKDLYKSAGSRTGQKTIVATTSKMKEYWDKYNLKDYSCILITKTVDVIYELVTHGIPMKELNLGGIAKKDDNDLFVTKSVYLNKDDAIKLKDLNENYGVEDIYFQATPSAARTELKEVLAKFNL; this is encoded by the coding sequence ATGGGAGAAGTAAATTTAGCAAGAGTTGATGAACGATTAATTCACGGTCAAGTAATGTTAACCTTATCACAACGTGCGGGTGTAAACTCAATCTTTGTTGTTGATGATGTGGTAGCCAAAGATAAATTTATGAAAGATTTATACAAGAGTGCGGGTAGCCGGACAGGTCAAAAAACCATTGTTGCGACTACCAGTAAAATGAAAGAATATTGGGATAAATACAACTTGAAGGATTATAGTTGTATCTTAATAACCAAAACCGTCGACGTTATTTATGAATTAGTGACGCACGGTATCCCAATGAAAGAATTAAACCTCGGTGGGATTGCTAAGAAAGATGACAATGATCTATTTGTCACTAAATCCGTTTATTTAAACAAAGATGATGCGATTAAATTGAAAGACTTAAATGAAAACTATGGTGTTGAAGATATTTATTTCCAAGCAACGCCATCGGCTGCTAGAACAGAGTTGAAAGAAGTGTTAGCGAAATTTAATTTATAG
- a CDS encoding acetyl-CoA C-acetyltransferase → MKEVVIVSAKRSAIGSFGGVFKDVSALELATQVTKASIEGIGLSVEAVDEVILGNVLAAGSGQNIARQVAIKSGLPIGTSAFTINKVCGSGLKSIVLAAQSIMTEDNEVVIAGGTESMSQAPYVLNNHRWGQRMGNGEVVDTLLKDGLVDAFNDIHMGVTAENIADQYKITREMEDELALSSQQKAEAAIKSGRFKEEIIPIRVPQRKGEDLIIDTDEFPRFGSSQASLAKLKPAFVKDGTVTAGNASGINDGAAIVILMSRDKAEALGIKPIASIVAYATAGVDPKIMGTGPIPATLKALDKAQIKLEDIDLIEANEAFASQALSVINELKMDKEIVNVNGGAIALGHPIGASGARITVTLLHEMEKREAKLGLSTLCIGGGQGITLIVKRD, encoded by the coding sequence GTGAAGGAAGTAGTTATCGTATCAGCAAAACGCTCAGCCATAGGAAGTTTTGGTGGCGTATTTAAAGATGTATCAGCCCTTGAATTAGCCACTCAAGTGACAAAAGCGAGTATCGAAGGAATTGGACTATCGGTAGAAGCAGTCGATGAAGTCATTTTAGGAAATGTCTTAGCAGCTGGCTCAGGGCAAAATATTGCGCGACAAGTTGCGATTAAATCCGGTTTACCCATAGGAACTTCCGCTTTTACTATTAATAAAGTTTGTGGATCAGGCTTAAAGTCAATTGTTTTAGCGGCCCAATCTATCATGACAGAAGATAATGAGGTTGTTATAGCAGGTGGCACCGAAAGTATGAGTCAAGCCCCTTATGTACTGAATAACCATCGTTGGGGTCAACGCATGGGTAACGGTGAGGTAGTGGATACTTTATTAAAAGACGGCCTAGTCGATGCCTTTAATGATATTCATATGGGGGTTACCGCCGAGAACATTGCCGATCAATATAAAATAACCCGAGAAATGGAAGATGAATTAGCTTTAAGTAGTCAACAAAAAGCCGAAGCAGCGATTAAAAGTGGACGTTTTAAAGAAGAAATCATCCCAATCCGTGTTCCGCAAAGAAAAGGTGAGGATTTAATAATTGATACGGATGAATTCCCGCGTTTTGGATCATCGCAAGCCTCACTCGCTAAATTAAAACCCGCTTTTGTTAAAGATGGGACGGTGACGGCAGGGAATGCGTCAGGGATTAATGATGGAGCAGCCATTGTTATTTTAATGTCTAGGGATAAAGCTGAGGCTTTAGGAATTAAACCCATCGCAAGTATTGTTGCTTATGCAACCGCTGGTGTTGATCCTAAAATTATGGGAACTGGGCCAATTCCGGCGACGCTCAAAGCTTTAGATAAAGCTCAAATTAAATTAGAAGATATTGATTTAATTGAAGCCAACGAAGCGTTTGCTTCACAAGCCTTGAGTGTTATTAACGAATTAAAAATGGATAAAGAAATTGTTAATGTCAATGGTGGAGCTATCGCTTTAGGCCATCCAATTGGAGCCAGTGGTGCTCGCATTACCGTGACCCTACTCCATGAAATGGAAAAACGCGAGGCGAAATTAGGGTTATCTACATTATGTATCGGTGGTGGACAAGGTATTACCTTAATTGTTAAACGAGACTAA
- a CDS encoding LysR family transcriptional regulator, translating into MNLDVNQMSYLINIVECGCNLTLAAKKIHISQSALSQFIKNFEQDEEVILFNRKNGRLSGLTESGQKIYQYSKEIMEKVEELDQLVRREASKQKGTVRLGVPSLILRVYLATFIPNFTLNFPDIQFEVTENGCHNLRKMLINNDIDLAFLIEPTDLDLTSFDQHVVDINEMVAFMDSEHVLNHSADLEWEELKGYPLATFNETFTTNGLVRDKLNENHLDNKFSFLSASWDFLVEATRWNDIVTILPKPIDKYMDTNEVAVKRFKDPIPFNVYLCRRKKETYSDVEDMLLNAILDMFYAPVD; encoded by the coding sequence ATGAATCTAGATGTCAACCAAATGAGTTATTTAATAAATATCGTTGAATGTGGATGTAATTTAACCTTAGCCGCTAAGAAAATTCATATTAGTCAATCAGCCTTGAGTCAATTTATCAAAAATTTTGAGCAAGACGAAGAAGTTATCTTGTTTAATCGAAAGAACGGCCGTTTAAGTGGCTTAACGGAGAGTGGGCAGAAAATTTATCAATATTCCAAAGAGATTATGGAAAAGGTTGAAGAGTTGGATCAGTTAGTAAGAAGGGAAGCCTCGAAACAAAAAGGAACGGTTCGTTTAGGAGTACCATCCTTAATCTTACGCGTTTACTTAGCGACATTTATTCCGAATTTCACTTTGAATTTTCCGGATATTCAGTTTGAGGTGACTGAAAATGGCTGTCATAATTTACGGAAAATGTTAATCAATAACGACATTGATTTGGCCTTTCTAATTGAACCCACAGACCTGGATTTAACGAGTTTTGATCAACACGTGGTTGATATTAATGAAATGGTTGCGTTTATGGATTCGGAACATGTACTAAATCATTCAGCCGATTTGGAATGGGAGGAGTTAAAAGGCTATCCCTTAGCGACTTTCAATGAAACTTTTACAACGAATGGGTTGGTCAGAGATAAACTAAATGAAAACCATTTAGACAATAAGTTTAGTTTTTTATCGGCTTCGTGGGACTTTTTAGTTGAAGCTACACGCTGGAATGATATCGTGACAATCCTACCTAAGCCAATTGATAAATATATGGATACGAATGAGGTAGCGGTCAAACGTTTTAAGGACCCCATTCCTTTCAATGTTTATTTATGCCGTCGTAAAAAGGAAACGTATAGTGATGTCGAAGATATGTTACTAAATGCCATTTTAGATATGTTTTATGCGCCAGTAGATTAG
- a CDS encoding HAD family hydrolase has protein sequence MQKNRIKLAIFDMDGLLIDSEKVYSEGWLVGIQHYKADLPEDIVYRMNGRSPKQNTALLNSYLHDEDLVQNIRKVRMNYFNDQLAQGKVDLKPFAKELLVKLKDNHYLTALATTTAQKNAQPILEHHDITALFDYTVFGDQVNEVKPAPDLYLNILEQANTSNQEAIILEDSLTGAEAGKNANVNVILIPDPVFTDVKAINDDNIIAVYSHLGETYPHFF, from the coding sequence ATGCAAAAAAATAGGATTAAGCTCGCAATCTTTGATATGGATGGTTTGTTGATTGACTCTGAAAAAGTGTATTCGGAGGGCTGGCTAGTTGGGATTCAGCATTATAAGGCGGATTTACCAGAAGATATCGTGTATCGAATGAATGGCCGTAGTCCTAAACAAAATACGGCTTTGTTAAATAGTTATCTCCATGATGAAGACCTGGTGCAAAACATTCGAAAGGTGCGGATGAATTATTTTAATGACCAGTTAGCCCAAGGCAAGGTGGATTTAAAGCCTTTTGCTAAAGAGTTGTTAGTAAAGCTTAAGGATAACCATTACTTAACCGCATTAGCAACGACAACTGCGCAAAAGAATGCTCAGCCGATTTTGGAACATCATGACATAACAGCTTTATTTGATTATACGGTCTTTGGCGATCAAGTTAATGAGGTTAAACCGGCGCCGGATTTGTATTTGAATATTTTGGAGCAAGCCAATACATCGAATCAAGAGGCCATCATTTTAGAAGACTCCTTAACCGGAGCAGAGGCTGGAAAAAATGCGAATGTTAATGTGATTTTAATTCCTGATCCTGTCTTTACCGATGTTAAAGCAATCAACGATGATAATATTATCGCAGTTTACAGCCATTTAGGCGAAACGTATCCTCACTTCTTTTAA